The Megachile rotundata isolate GNS110a chromosome 3, iyMegRotu1, whole genome shotgun sequence genome includes a window with the following:
- the Pex23 gene encoding tectonin beta-propeller repeat-containing peroxin 23 isoform X1 encodes MPSSHLYAINNEGRVFGLSTSGNMWREFMYLGLEFKQLSAVPHFMWAIGGDRQVYVHVHGLDVPIRIKEEIYENERWLPLEGFSGRLLPTDRYNFSNQDGTVDRSRDKVKLPSMAWQWEGDWQIETTLDGQPLDHDGWTYAVDFPATYTTKKQWKSCVRRRKWVRYRRYSAMNSWCAIAPLHKDATKEPFIDITVGGNQIPGGSSGSLAVWAVTAHGRVMFRVGTSTTCPEGQRWSAIKLASGYEVCQISVGITGLVWAVLMIGKALVRTGVTRENPMGDDWSEVDSPQKDLKLIQVSVGTDAVWAVTQDGGVWFRKGIKGEMSGVCEQMATGTGWVEMLSKMSLVSVAPNDQVWAIGHEDRGLYYRTGITRSELTGKKWRIINAPLQLSRASSNASLSSNRHSMCGTPQQQRHQSWGSLNRPHSTSEGTTLIREWEEQSRSAPTPTSLKLWQRVNDGTSVKNPQQTSFQDIYLNEGKKKSANSLDMADLSEASVANITISNESLTKTGESIVVSGKGMGSTIKINPAAWSPVHSVGSMVGVEAHPETDGSIFDPDLTSDSGVYGDDESSGAMYWAECDASWYKVEAGACFVDPANPPKWIADTNGASHGDTAEPWRMYILEELKRRLNKVQFDPTIYEKVVEKSSWIKNSDAKCKVKGSTTYEDCVIELEWISSDSGFLDSGTLTILNSDGATTIMQFPVSEIMCVVCCSEPGNPRIAIHTPRLSRSKVLRLQFSSDTEMEDWVAHLTSVSCKINNVYGKPGPNSIWATTALGDVYVYDPAAVEENQFNNGVYVQELDVAGKDLPFECILQNGFKHGSSLEITVCIHDDADRLSFNLVCYTTTFVKQKSVIESHDVALHFNPRLKENIIVRNTYQNGQWGDEERNGESPIKAGSDLTLKIICEVQGYRILIDDAEFTFYSHRIPPESITHFRMKGLMTLCSVLYKSTSVIIDPITMFWRQIGGHLKKVETCSVGVTWGIGYDSTAWVYTGGWGGLCLKGLDSNTGINAMVDTHNYYVYENQRWNPVTGYTSHGLPTDRYMWSDATGRHKRTRENTKLLSVHWHWVSDWIVDFHTPGGVDRDGWQYATDFPSQFHGKKQFTDYVRRRRWFRRCQLTTSGPWQELGNTKLIDVSLYATGKPSTDAPIYIWAVASNGEALFRRGVSESCPMGISWEHIPSDQALVGISCGPGGQVWAVGKNGSSYWRLGITSEKPTGLQWQNVEPPSGAHLKQISVGKDVVWALDTAGRLSVRREVQLNVFPEGTHWQTLPAMPNDPIHIEKNVIHSSKAAVLEKLCKLSLKNSPTLGNVDTDRTSVYLDTLSDPYCIDMSVVNAKQGFRHIDVAREEGQVWAVSGAGILCRRIGVTETNPAGTGWVTGIGANWQYINVGGLVNKTK; translated from the exons ATGCCAAGTTCACACTTGTATGCTATAAATAATGAAGGGCGTGTGTTTGGATTATCAACATCTGGCAATATGTGGAGAGAATTCATGTACTTGGGTCTTGAATTTAAGCAGTTATCCGCCGTACCACATTTTATGTGGGCCATAGGTGGAGATCGTCAAgtttatgtacatgtacatggtTTGGATGTACCAATAAGAATCAAGGaagaaatatatgaaaatgaa CGTTGGCTTCCTTTAGAAGGATTTAGTGGTAGATTATTACCTACAGACAgatataatttttctaatcAAGATGGTACAGTTGATCGTAGTAGAGATAAAGTAAAATTACCATCTATGGCATGGCAATGGGAAGGTGACTGGCAAATAGAAACTACATTAGATGGCCAACCACTGGatcatgat GGATGGACATATGCAGTTGATTTTCCAGCTACATATACCACAAAAAAACAATGGAAATCCTGTGTTAGAAGAAGAAAGTGGGTTCGGTATAGAAGATATAGTGCTATGAATTCATGGTGTGCTATTGCACCCCTTCATAAAGATGCAACTAAG GAACCATTCATTGATATAACTGTGGGTGGAAATCAAATACCTGGGGGTAGTTCTGGAAGCTTAGCAGTTTGGGCAGTAACTGCCCATGGGAGG GTAATGTTTCGTGTTGGCACAAGTACAACTTGTCCTGAGGGGCAAAGATGGAGTGCTATAAAATTGGCAAGTGGTTATGAAGTATGTCAGATCAGTGTTGGAATAACTGGTCTTGTATGGGCTGTGTTAATGATTGGTAAAGCGCTAGTGCGCACTGGTGTTACTAGAGAAAATCCAATGG GAGACGATTGGTCGGAGGTTGATTCACCCCAAaaagatttaaaattaatacaagttAGTGTAGGTACCGATGCAGTATGGGCTGTAACACAAGATGGGGGAGTGTGGTTTAGAAAAGGTATTAAAGGTGAAATGAGTGGAGTGTGTGAGCAGATGGCTACTGGTACTGGATGGGTAGAAATGTTAAGTAAGATGTCATTAGTATCCGTTGCTCCGAATGATCAG GTTTGGGCCATCGGTCACGAAGATCGAGGTTTATATTATCGTACTGGTATTACACGATCGGAATTGACGGGTAAGAAGTGGAGAATAATAAATGCACCTCTTCAACTTAGTCGAGCAAGTAGTAACGCGAGTTTATCAAGCAACAGACATAGTATGTGTGGTACTCCTCAACAACAAAGACATCAAAGTTGGGGATCGTTG AATCGACCACACAGTACCAGTGAAGGTACTACGCTAATTAGAGAATGGGAAGAGCAATCACGTTCTGCACCAACACCAACATCCTTAAAATTATGGCAACGCGTAAATGACGGTACTTCAGTAAAGAATCCACAACAAACATCGTTCCAGGACATATATCTAAATGAAGGGAAAAAAAA ATCTGCGAATTCATTAGATATGGCTGACTTAAGTGAAGCTAGTGTTGCAAATATAACTATATCCAATGAATCATTGACTAAAACTGGTGAATCTATAGTAGTTTCTGGAAAGGGAATGGGCAGTACTATTAAG ATCAATCCAGCTGCATGGAGTCCTGTTCATTCAGTTGGGTCGATGGTAGGTGTAGAAGCTCACCCAGAAACGGATGGAAGTATATTTGATCCTGATTTAACAAGTGATTCTGGTGTTTATGGAGATGATGAAAGTTCTGGTGCAATGTATTGGGCCGAGTGTGATGCTTCTTGGTATAAAGTGGAAGCAGGAGCATGTTTTGTCGACCCAGCTAATCCTCCAAAATG GATTGCAGATACCAATGGTGCAAGTCATGGTGACACTGCAGAGCCATGGAGAATGTACATTTtagaagaattgaaaagaaGATTAAACAAAGTTCAATTTGATCCAACAATATATGAAAAAGTCGTTGAAAA ATCATCATGGATAAAAAATAGTGATGCAAAATGTAAAGTTAAGGGCAGTACTACGTATGAAGATTGTGTTATTGAATTAGAATGGATAAGTAGCGATAgtggatttttagattctgGAACTCTAACTATTTTGAATTCGGATGGGGCAACAACGATT ATGCAGTTTCCTGTATCCGAAATTATGTGTGTAGTATGCTGTAGCGAACCAGGTAATCCACGAATTGCAATTCACACTCCGCGATTATCTCGTTCTAAGGTTCTTAGATTGCAGTTCTCTAGTGACACTGAAATGGAAGACTGGGTAGCACATTTAACTTCAG TTTCGTGTAAAATCAACAATGTTTATGGAAAACCAGGACCAAACTCAATTTGGGCTACTACTGCACTAGGAgatgtatatgtgtatgatcCTGCTGCTGTTGag GAAAATCAGTTTAACAATGGCGTTTACGTACAAGAATTAGATGTTGCTGGAAAAGATTTACCTTTCGAATGTATATTACAAAATGGTTTTAAACATGGTAGTTCCTTAGAAATTACAGTTTGCATTCACGACGATGCTGACAG ATTATCGTTTAATCTTGTCTGCTACACAACAACGTTTGTAAAACAAAAATCCGTAATAGAAAGCCACGATGTTGCGTTACATTTTAATCCAAGActtaaagaaaatataattgtacGGAATACATATCAGAATGGGCAATGGGGAGACGAGGAAAGAAACGGAGAAAGTCCAATAAAAGCTGGTTCAGAtttaacattaaaaatcatttgtgaAGTACAAGGATATAGAATTTTGATTGACGACGCAGAATTTACTTTTTATAGTCATAGAATACCACCTGAAAGTATTACTCATTTTCGAATGAAAGGATTGATGACATTGTGCAGCGTGCTTTATAAATCTACATCG GTAATCATTGATCCAATCACCATGTTCTGGAGACAAATTGGAGGACATTTGAAAAAAGTTGAAACTTGTTCTGTTGGTGTAACATGGGGCATTGGGTATGATAGCACTGCGTGGGTGTACACTGGCGGTTGGGGAGGTTTATGCCTTAAAG GATTAGATAGTAATACGGGAATAAATGCTATGGTAGACACTCATAACTATTACGTGTATGAAAATCAACGTTGGAATCCAGTAACTGGATATACTTCTCATGGTCTTCCAACCGATCGTTACATGTGGAGCGACGCAACTGGACGTCATAAACGTACTCGAGAAAACACTAAACTATTATCAGTGCATTGGCATTGG GTATCAGATTGGATAGTAGACTTCCATACTCCTGGAGGTGTGGACAGAGATGGTTGGCAATACGCAACTGATTTTCCTTCTCAGTTCCATGGTAAAAAACAGTTTACTGATTACGTTAGAAGAAGAAGGTGGTTCCGCAGGTGTCAGTTAACAACTAGTGGACCTTGGCAAGAATTAGGAAACACAAAATTGATTGATGTTTCATTATAT GCAACAGGCAAACCTAGTACGGATGCTCCTATATACATTTGGGCCGTAGCTTCTAATGGTGAAGCTTTATTTAGAAGAGGTGTTTCGGAATCGTGTCCTATG GGAATTTCATGGGAACATATACCCAGTGACCAAGCTTTAGTAGGTATTTCGTGTGGACCAGGAGGTCAAGTTTGGGCCGTAGGGAAAAATGGCTCTTCTTATTGGAGGCTAGGCATTACATCCGAAAAACCTACTG GTTTGCAATGGCAAAACGTTGAACCGCCCTCAGGAGCTCATTTAAAACAAATCTCTGTTGGAAAAGATGTGGTGTGGGCATTAGATACAGCAGGTAGATTATCTGTACGTCGGGAAGTTCAACTAAATGTTTTTCCGGAAGGAACGCACTGGCAAACTCTTCCAGCGATGCCAAACGACCCTATCCACAtag AAAAAAATGTGATACACTCTTCAAAGGCTGCAGTTCTCGAAAAGCTCTGCAAATTGTCCCTAAAAAACAGTCCCACGTTGGGAAACGTTGATACCGACCGTACATCTGTTTATTTAGACACACTCTCTGACCCCTATTGCATAG ATATGTCAGTTGTAAATGCGAAACAAGGTTTTCGACACATTGATGTTGCAAGGGAAGAGGGTCAAGTATGGGCAGTTTCAGGAGCTGGTATACTTTGTCGTAGGATTGGTGTTACTGAAACGAATCCCGCAGGAACTGGTTGGGTAACTGGTATAGGG GCGAATTGGCAGTATATAAATGTGGGCGGACTTGTAAATAAAACTAAATGA
- the Pex23 gene encoding tectonin beta-propeller repeat-containing peroxin 23 isoform X2: MPSSHLYAINNEGRVFGLSTSGNMWREFMYLGLEFKQLSAVPHFMWAIGGDRQVYVHVHGLDVPIRIKEEIYENERWLPLEGFSGRLLPTDRYNFSNQDGTVDRSRDKVKLPSMAWQWEGDWQIETTLDGQPLDHDGWTYAVDFPATYTTKKQWKSCVRRRKWVRYRRYSAMNSWCAIAPLHKDATKEPFIDITVGGNQIPGGSSGSLAVWAVTAHGRVMFRVGTSTTCPEGQRWSAIKLASGYEVCQISVGITGLVWAVLMIGKALVRTGVTRENPMGDDWSEVDSPQKDLKLIQVSVGTDAVWAVTQDGGVWFRKGIKGEMSGVCEQMATGTGWVEMLSKMSLVSVAPNDQVWAIGHEDRGLYYRTGITRSELTGKKWRIINAPLQLSRASSNASLSSNRHSMCGTPQQQRHQSWGSLNRPHSTSEGTTLIREWEEQSRSAPTPTSLKLWQRVNDGTSVKNPQQTSFQDIYLNEGKKKSANSLDMADLSEASVANITISNESLTKTGESIVVSGKGMGSTIKINPAAWSPVHSVGSMVGVEAHPETDGSIFDPDLTSDSGVYGDDESSGAMYWAECDASWYKVEAGACFVDPANPPKWIADTNGASHGDTAEPWRMYILEELKRRLNKVQFDPTIYEKVVEKSSWIKNSDAKCKVKGSTTYEDCVIELEWISSDSGFLDSGTLTILNSDGATTIMQFPVSEIMCVVCCSEPGNPRIAIHTPRLSRSKVLRLQFSSDTEMEDWVAHLTSVSCKINNVYGKPGPNSIWATTALGDVYVYDPAAVEFNNGVYVQELDVAGKDLPFECILQNGFKHGSSLEITVCIHDDADRLSFNLVCYTTTFVKQKSVIESHDVALHFNPRLKENIIVRNTYQNGQWGDEERNGESPIKAGSDLTLKIICEVQGYRILIDDAEFTFYSHRIPPESITHFRMKGLMTLCSVLYKSTSVIIDPITMFWRQIGGHLKKVETCSVGVTWGIGYDSTAWVYTGGWGGLCLKGLDSNTGINAMVDTHNYYVYENQRWNPVTGYTSHGLPTDRYMWSDATGRHKRTRENTKLLSVHWHWVSDWIVDFHTPGGVDRDGWQYATDFPSQFHGKKQFTDYVRRRRWFRRCQLTTSGPWQELGNTKLIDVSLYATGKPSTDAPIYIWAVASNGEALFRRGVSESCPMGISWEHIPSDQALVGISCGPGGQVWAVGKNGSSYWRLGITSEKPTGLQWQNVEPPSGAHLKQISVGKDVVWALDTAGRLSVRREVQLNVFPEGTHWQTLPAMPNDPIHIEKNVIHSSKAAVLEKLCKLSLKNSPTLGNVDTDRTSVYLDTLSDPYCIDMSVVNAKQGFRHIDVAREEGQVWAVSGAGILCRRIGVTETNPAGTGWVTGIGANWQYINVGGLVNKTK; encoded by the exons ATGCCAAGTTCACACTTGTATGCTATAAATAATGAAGGGCGTGTGTTTGGATTATCAACATCTGGCAATATGTGGAGAGAATTCATGTACTTGGGTCTTGAATTTAAGCAGTTATCCGCCGTACCACATTTTATGTGGGCCATAGGTGGAGATCGTCAAgtttatgtacatgtacatggtTTGGATGTACCAATAAGAATCAAGGaagaaatatatgaaaatgaa CGTTGGCTTCCTTTAGAAGGATTTAGTGGTAGATTATTACCTACAGACAgatataatttttctaatcAAGATGGTACAGTTGATCGTAGTAGAGATAAAGTAAAATTACCATCTATGGCATGGCAATGGGAAGGTGACTGGCAAATAGAAACTACATTAGATGGCCAACCACTGGatcatgat GGATGGACATATGCAGTTGATTTTCCAGCTACATATACCACAAAAAAACAATGGAAATCCTGTGTTAGAAGAAGAAAGTGGGTTCGGTATAGAAGATATAGTGCTATGAATTCATGGTGTGCTATTGCACCCCTTCATAAAGATGCAACTAAG GAACCATTCATTGATATAACTGTGGGTGGAAATCAAATACCTGGGGGTAGTTCTGGAAGCTTAGCAGTTTGGGCAGTAACTGCCCATGGGAGG GTAATGTTTCGTGTTGGCACAAGTACAACTTGTCCTGAGGGGCAAAGATGGAGTGCTATAAAATTGGCAAGTGGTTATGAAGTATGTCAGATCAGTGTTGGAATAACTGGTCTTGTATGGGCTGTGTTAATGATTGGTAAAGCGCTAGTGCGCACTGGTGTTACTAGAGAAAATCCAATGG GAGACGATTGGTCGGAGGTTGATTCACCCCAAaaagatttaaaattaatacaagttAGTGTAGGTACCGATGCAGTATGGGCTGTAACACAAGATGGGGGAGTGTGGTTTAGAAAAGGTATTAAAGGTGAAATGAGTGGAGTGTGTGAGCAGATGGCTACTGGTACTGGATGGGTAGAAATGTTAAGTAAGATGTCATTAGTATCCGTTGCTCCGAATGATCAG GTTTGGGCCATCGGTCACGAAGATCGAGGTTTATATTATCGTACTGGTATTACACGATCGGAATTGACGGGTAAGAAGTGGAGAATAATAAATGCACCTCTTCAACTTAGTCGAGCAAGTAGTAACGCGAGTTTATCAAGCAACAGACATAGTATGTGTGGTACTCCTCAACAACAAAGACATCAAAGTTGGGGATCGTTG AATCGACCACACAGTACCAGTGAAGGTACTACGCTAATTAGAGAATGGGAAGAGCAATCACGTTCTGCACCAACACCAACATCCTTAAAATTATGGCAACGCGTAAATGACGGTACTTCAGTAAAGAATCCACAACAAACATCGTTCCAGGACATATATCTAAATGAAGGGAAAAAAAA ATCTGCGAATTCATTAGATATGGCTGACTTAAGTGAAGCTAGTGTTGCAAATATAACTATATCCAATGAATCATTGACTAAAACTGGTGAATCTATAGTAGTTTCTGGAAAGGGAATGGGCAGTACTATTAAG ATCAATCCAGCTGCATGGAGTCCTGTTCATTCAGTTGGGTCGATGGTAGGTGTAGAAGCTCACCCAGAAACGGATGGAAGTATATTTGATCCTGATTTAACAAGTGATTCTGGTGTTTATGGAGATGATGAAAGTTCTGGTGCAATGTATTGGGCCGAGTGTGATGCTTCTTGGTATAAAGTGGAAGCAGGAGCATGTTTTGTCGACCCAGCTAATCCTCCAAAATG GATTGCAGATACCAATGGTGCAAGTCATGGTGACACTGCAGAGCCATGGAGAATGTACATTTtagaagaattgaaaagaaGATTAAACAAAGTTCAATTTGATCCAACAATATATGAAAAAGTCGTTGAAAA ATCATCATGGATAAAAAATAGTGATGCAAAATGTAAAGTTAAGGGCAGTACTACGTATGAAGATTGTGTTATTGAATTAGAATGGATAAGTAGCGATAgtggatttttagattctgGAACTCTAACTATTTTGAATTCGGATGGGGCAACAACGATT ATGCAGTTTCCTGTATCCGAAATTATGTGTGTAGTATGCTGTAGCGAACCAGGTAATCCACGAATTGCAATTCACACTCCGCGATTATCTCGTTCTAAGGTTCTTAGATTGCAGTTCTCTAGTGACACTGAAATGGAAGACTGGGTAGCACATTTAACTTCAG TTTCGTGTAAAATCAACAATGTTTATGGAAAACCAGGACCAAACTCAATTTGGGCTACTACTGCACTAGGAgatgtatatgtgtatgatcCTGCTGCTGTTGag TTTAACAATGGCGTTTACGTACAAGAATTAGATGTTGCTGGAAAAGATTTACCTTTCGAATGTATATTACAAAATGGTTTTAAACATGGTAGTTCCTTAGAAATTACAGTTTGCATTCACGACGATGCTGACAG ATTATCGTTTAATCTTGTCTGCTACACAACAACGTTTGTAAAACAAAAATCCGTAATAGAAAGCCACGATGTTGCGTTACATTTTAATCCAAGActtaaagaaaatataattgtacGGAATACATATCAGAATGGGCAATGGGGAGACGAGGAAAGAAACGGAGAAAGTCCAATAAAAGCTGGTTCAGAtttaacattaaaaatcatttgtgaAGTACAAGGATATAGAATTTTGATTGACGACGCAGAATTTACTTTTTATAGTCATAGAATACCACCTGAAAGTATTACTCATTTTCGAATGAAAGGATTGATGACATTGTGCAGCGTGCTTTATAAATCTACATCG GTAATCATTGATCCAATCACCATGTTCTGGAGACAAATTGGAGGACATTTGAAAAAAGTTGAAACTTGTTCTGTTGGTGTAACATGGGGCATTGGGTATGATAGCACTGCGTGGGTGTACACTGGCGGTTGGGGAGGTTTATGCCTTAAAG GATTAGATAGTAATACGGGAATAAATGCTATGGTAGACACTCATAACTATTACGTGTATGAAAATCAACGTTGGAATCCAGTAACTGGATATACTTCTCATGGTCTTCCAACCGATCGTTACATGTGGAGCGACGCAACTGGACGTCATAAACGTACTCGAGAAAACACTAAACTATTATCAGTGCATTGGCATTGG GTATCAGATTGGATAGTAGACTTCCATACTCCTGGAGGTGTGGACAGAGATGGTTGGCAATACGCAACTGATTTTCCTTCTCAGTTCCATGGTAAAAAACAGTTTACTGATTACGTTAGAAGAAGAAGGTGGTTCCGCAGGTGTCAGTTAACAACTAGTGGACCTTGGCAAGAATTAGGAAACACAAAATTGATTGATGTTTCATTATAT GCAACAGGCAAACCTAGTACGGATGCTCCTATATACATTTGGGCCGTAGCTTCTAATGGTGAAGCTTTATTTAGAAGAGGTGTTTCGGAATCGTGTCCTATG GGAATTTCATGGGAACATATACCCAGTGACCAAGCTTTAGTAGGTATTTCGTGTGGACCAGGAGGTCAAGTTTGGGCCGTAGGGAAAAATGGCTCTTCTTATTGGAGGCTAGGCATTACATCCGAAAAACCTACTG GTTTGCAATGGCAAAACGTTGAACCGCCCTCAGGAGCTCATTTAAAACAAATCTCTGTTGGAAAAGATGTGGTGTGGGCATTAGATACAGCAGGTAGATTATCTGTACGTCGGGAAGTTCAACTAAATGTTTTTCCGGAAGGAACGCACTGGCAAACTCTTCCAGCGATGCCAAACGACCCTATCCACAtag AAAAAAATGTGATACACTCTTCAAAGGCTGCAGTTCTCGAAAAGCTCTGCAAATTGTCCCTAAAAAACAGTCCCACGTTGGGAAACGTTGATACCGACCGTACATCTGTTTATTTAGACACACTCTCTGACCCCTATTGCATAG ATATGTCAGTTGTAAATGCGAAACAAGGTTTTCGACACATTGATGTTGCAAGGGAAGAGGGTCAAGTATGGGCAGTTTCAGGAGCTGGTATACTTTGTCGTAGGATTGGTGTTACTGAAACGAATCCCGCAGGAACTGGTTGGGTAACTGGTATAGGG GCGAATTGGCAGTATATAAATGTGGGCGGACTTGTAAATAAAACTAAATGA